One genomic region from Cydia amplana chromosome Z, ilCydAmpl1.1, whole genome shotgun sequence encodes:
- the LOC134661574 gene encoding serine protease 44-like: protein MTGFIVGGQQANMREWPFIAYLLAHKGRESVAACGGSLISSQTILTAAHCLDDVTNRKKDIGQIKYVIYMGHRLHRRATMRRDMLDYTTHENYDPDDVYYDIGIMFLANPVQFSHTVKKVVLMNKEMERYMGQEGGLAVAGWGRFGSDSPGSEFLKSLDQTLLNQDLCYQYIDETEQAPGIICGTKHGEVNSTEYAFSGDSGGPLARPRDQRLAGLVSWRMESHGVTVYTSVPFFYSWIEDTQRNLFRRYCKTG from the exons ATGACAGGCTTTATAGTGGGAGGGCAGCAAGCCAACATGAGGGAGTGGCCCTTCATAGCCTACCTGCTTGCACATAAGGGACGCGAATCG GTAGCTGCGTGCGGAGGGTCGCTTATAAGCTCTCAGACCATTTTGACGGCGGCCCACTGCCTTGATGACGTCACCAATAGAAAGAAGGATATCGGGCA AATCAAATACGTCATCTACATGGGCCACCGTCTCCACCGAAGAGCGACCATGCGTCGGGACATGTTAGATTACACGACCCACGAAAATTATGATCCTGATGACGTATACTACGATATAGGGATCATGTTCCTCGCGAATCCAGTGCAGTTCTCTCATACAGTTAAGAAGGTGGTGCTGATGAATAAGGAGATGGAACGGTATATGGGGCAAGAAGGGGGGTTGGCGGTGGCTGGCTGGGGCAGATTTGGG TCGGATTCCCCTGGCAGTGAGTTCCTGAAAAGCCTGGACCAGACGCTTCTGAACCAGGACCTATGCTACCAGTATATTGACGAGACTGAACAAGCGCCGGGAATTATTTGCGGTACCAAACATGGGGAGGTCAACTCAACGGAGTACgcttttag TGGTGACTCCGGAGGCCCACTAGCGCGGCCTCGGGACCAGCGGCTGGCGGGGCTGGTGTCCTGGCGGATGGAGTCCCACGGGGTCACCGTGTACACCAGCGTACCCTTTTTCTACTCCTGGATAGAGGACACGCAGCGAAACTTGTTTAGGCGGTACTGTAAGACTGGATAG